In Bacillus sp. Cs-700, one genomic interval encodes:
- a CDS encoding haloacid dehalogenase type II, which produces MSQLKAFVFDAYGTLFDVFSVTKKCEELYPNKGDQISQTWRKKQLEYSYLRQMMGNYQPFAQVTRDALRYAVEEAGAELTQDNEEILFEAYQKLSVYEEAPQVLKDLKAEGITLAIFSNGSHDMLDPLVKQSPLAEYLDYVISADDIKQFKPTPASYTHALNFLELSRENILFMSSNGWDISGAKNFGFHTAWINRNNLPVEQLNLLPDSIYENLSNLTKWVE; this is translated from the coding sequence ATGAGCCAACTAAAAGCTTTTGTATTTGATGCCTACGGAACATTATTTGATGTTTTTTCGGTTACTAAAAAATGCGAAGAACTTTATCCCAATAAAGGTGACCAAATCAGTCAAACATGGCGAAAGAAGCAGCTTGAGTACAGCTACTTACGTCAAATGATGGGAAACTACCAGCCATTTGCACAAGTGACACGTGATGCCCTCCGTTACGCTGTGGAGGAAGCAGGTGCAGAGCTTACTCAAGATAACGAAGAGATCCTTTTTGAAGCTTACCAGAAGCTTTCTGTGTATGAAGAAGCGCCACAAGTATTAAAGGACCTGAAAGCGGAAGGAATCACACTTGCCATTTTCTCGAACGGGTCTCACGATATGCTTGATCCTCTTGTTAAACAGTCACCTCTTGCTGAATACCTGGATTATGTTATCAGTGCGGATGATATTAAACAGTTTAAACCTACACCTGCCTCTTATACCCATGCGCTGAACTTTCTTGAATTAAGTCGAGAAAATATTCTCTTTATGTCATCAAATGGATGGGATATTTCAGGTGCCAAAAATTTTGGATTCCATACTGCGTGGATTAATCGTAACAACTTGCCCGTTGAACAGCTTAATCTTCTTCCTGATTCCATTTATGAGAACTTAAGTAATCTTACAAAATGGGTTGAGTAG
- the lepB gene encoding signal peptidase I has product MKSDGEPNWLKDWGAPLLFAIILAFVVKMFVMAPYIVEGASMDPTLHDGDRLLVNKFISYVQENPERGDIIIIKDEDAKKHYVKRVIGLPGDIVEMKQDKLYVNETELKEPYLDANRDDAKTMGMRLTEDFGPVEVPEGQLFVMGDNRLRSMDSRNGLGKIELEEVVGKAEVVWYPFQDVRPTK; this is encoded by the coding sequence ATGAAGAGTGATGGAGAACCAAATTGGTTGAAAGATTGGGGAGCACCGTTATTATTCGCTATTATTCTGGCATTTGTCGTTAAAATGTTTGTAATGGCGCCGTACATTGTGGAAGGGGCTTCCATGGACCCAACGCTACATGATGGTGATCGCCTCCTTGTTAATAAGTTTATTTCATATGTTCAGGAGAATCCTGAACGAGGAGACATCATTATTATTAAGGACGAAGATGCGAAGAAGCATTATGTTAAACGCGTAATTGGGTTACCTGGAGATATCGTTGAAATGAAGCAAGATAAGCTTTACGTAAATGAAACCGAGTTAAAAGAGCCCTATCTGGATGCTAACCGAGATGATGCTAAGACGATGGGAATGAGGTTAACAGAAGATTTTGGACCTGTTGAAGTTCCTGAAGGTCAGCTATTTGTAATGGGAGATAATCGGTTAAGAAGCATGGATAGTCGGAATGGACTTGGAAAAATAGAACTTGAAGAAGTTGTCGGAAAGGCCGAAGTGGTCTGGTATCCATTTCAAGATGTAAGACCGACGAAGTAA